One Ilumatobacter coccineus YM16-304 genomic window, GGGCCGCCTCGAACCTCAGCGGCGGCGAAGCGCAGCGGATGTCGATCGCGCGGGCGTTGCTCACGTCGCCGTCGGTGCTGCTCGCCGACGAACCGACGGCGTCGCTCGACCGGGCGTCGCGGCTCACGATCGAAGACCTCGGTCGCGAGATCGCCGACGGCGGCGTGCCGATCGTGTGGATCACGCACGACACCGAACAGTTGCGCCGCATCGCCGATCACGTCGTCGTGCTGATCGACGGGGAGATCGCCGCGTTCGGACACCTCGACGAGCTCGATCGGCACGACGACCCGATCGTCCGGCAACTCGTCGGTGCCGGAGGGTCGGTCGAATGAACCGCGCCGACATCGGGTTCGTCGGTCTCGCCGCGTCGGGCATCCTCATCCTGGTCGCCCTCGCGATCTCGATGTGGCGCCGGCTCGGCCTCGAGCTGAGCTTGCTGTGGGCGTCACTCCGAGCCCTCGTGCAGTTGCTGATCGTCGGCGCCGCACTGCAACTCGTCGTCGGTGACGACGACCCGCTCATCTACTCGGCGATCTGGCTCGTCGCGATGCACCTGTTCGCGGCGTACACGACGTGGCGGCGCGCCCGCGACATCCCGTCGGTGTTCCCGCTGTCGCTCGCGGCGTACTCGGCCTCCGCACTGGTGACGCTCGGCGTGTTGTTCGGATTCCAGGTGTACGAGTTGGAGGGTCGCACGATCGTGCCGCTGGCGGGCATCGTCGTCGGCAACTCGCTGTCGGCGACCGTCCTGGTGTCACGCCGCCTCTTCGATGCTGCCGTCGACCGTCGTGACGAGATCGAAGGACGACTCGCGCTGGGTCTCGGTGCCGACGACGCGTTTCGACCCGTCCTCCGAGAGTCGTTGCGCACGGCGTTGATCCCACAGATCGAGTCGACGAAGGCCGTCGGCATCATCGCCCTGCCCGGCGCGATGGTCGGGTTGATCCTCGCCGGCACCGACCCGGCCGACGCCGTGCGCGTGCAGGTGTCGGTGATGTACCTGGTGCTGGGCAGCGTCGCCACGACGACCGCCGTGATGAGCCTCGGCATCTCGCGCAAGCTGTTCACACCTGCGCAGCAACTGATCCGACGCGACTGACCCGGACGGTTTGTCTCAGAGACAAACCGTCCGGTTGCGGTCAGCGGCCGGAGCGCAGCACGCCGCCGGGACGCACGCCGGTCGCGACGCCGTCGGTGAACGTGATCTGACCCGACTTGATCGTGTGGGTGTAGCCGTCGACATTCTGCAGCAGGCGGCGGCCACCGGCGGGAAGGTCGTGGACCATGTGCGGAGGGTGGAGGTGCAGGTTGTCGATGTCGATCACGTTGACGTCGGCGAGCTTGCCCGCTTCGAGGCGACCGCGATCGGTCATGCCGTACGCGTCGGCGGTGGCAGAGGTCTGGAGCTGCACCGCTCGCTCGACGCTGATCTTCGGTCCCCGGCGACGATCGCGAGCCCAGTGGGTGAGCATGTAGGTGGGGAAGCTGGCGTCGCAGATGAGGCCGCAGTGGGCGCCGCCGTCGCCGGCTCCGGGGATGGTGTTGGGGTGTTCGAGCATCTCGCGGATGGCCTCGTGATCGTGGCCGTGGTAGTTGCCGAGCGGCGAGAACATGAAGCTCTTGCCGTCGTCTTCCAGCAGCCAGTCGATGACGACTTCCTCGGGACGGCGACCCTCTCGCTCGGCGATGCCGGCGGCGCTCGATTCGGCGGTCGGCTCGTAGTCGACCGGGTCGCCGAGGCGGTACATCTGGTGCCACGCGGTGGCCATGTGCCGCACGAACGAGTCGCGGGTGAGCGGCTCTTCGGCGAGGAGCGTCTCGACGAACTCGGGGTCACGGAGCAGGGCCACGCGAGCTTCGAGCGAGTCGTCGCGGTGCGCTCGGTAGCTCGGGTGGGCGATGAACGGGTGGAACGAACTCTGCAGTCCGAACAACATGCCGGTGGGGCGGACGGCGACCTGCGGGATGAGCGGCGCCTTCGCCGCGGTCACGTCGGCGGCGTCGCCGAGAGCGATGCGGAACGCTTCGGGATGTCGCGGCGTCTGCGCCAGCGTGTAGGTGGTGGGGCAACCCATCTCCTTGAGCGAGTCGAGCCAGTCCTCGTCGCCGCCGGTGCCGAGATCGTCCGACACGTACTGGAACAGGCCGTGGCCGGAGTCGCGGACGGCTTCGGCGATGGCGATCACCTCGTCGGGGGTGGAATGCGTGCCCGGAACGAGGCCGTGCTTCGACGTGTGCAGGAAGGTGCGCGACGTGGAGAACCCGAACGCCCCAGCCTCGAGTGCGTCGCGAGTGATCTGGGCCATCTGCGCGATCTCGTCGGGGGTGACGTCGTACTCGTGAGCTCGCTCACCGAGCACATAGGCGCGCACCGCGGCGTGGGGGAGTTGGCCGCCGACGTCGATCGTGCGCGGCATCTCCTCGAGCGCGTCGAGATACTCGCCGTACGTCTCCCAGCGCCAGTCGATGCCTTCGTGGAGCGCGGTGCCCGGGATGTCTTCGACGCCTTCCATCAACTCGATCAGGAAGCCCTCGGCGCCCGGCTTGACCGGAGCGAAGCCGACGCCGCAGTTGCCCATGATGACCGTGGTGACGCCGTGGTGGCTCGACGGCGCGAGTTCGGCGTCCCACGACACCTGGCCGTCGTAGTGCGTGTGCACGTCGACCCAACCGGGCGTGACCAACTGGCCGGCTGCGTCGATCTCGGTGGTGCCCGACTCGGTCACCTCGCCGACGATCGTGATGCGGTCGCCGTCGATGGCGATGTCGGCCGTTCGTTCCGGTGCGCCGGTGCCGTCGACGACGCGACCGTTGCGGATGACGAGATCATGCATGGTGTGAACCCCCTGTGGTTCTCACCAGTGTCGCGTCGATCGGTCGTGCGAGCCGAGTCCAGGTCGGGCCCGGTGCGCTACAGGCCGCGTGATTGGGGATAGAGGTCGGGGAAGTTCGCCGCCCGCTGCTCCAGCTTCGCGGTGAACGCCTCGGCCATGTCGTCGGTGTCGAACATCGACGCGTTCCAGTTGGCGATGTACTCGAGGCCGTCGGCGATCGTGTGCTCCTGGCTGTACTGCATCGACTTCTTGGTGCCCCAGATCGCCATCGGGCTCTTCGACGCGATCTCGGCGGCGATCTCGTGCACGCCCTCGATCATCGAGGCGTGGTCGTCGTACACCTTGTTGACGAACCCGGCGGCGAGCGCTTCGTCGACGCTCCACTTGCGGCCCGTGTACGCGAGTTCGCGCACGATGCCTTCGGGCACGAGGCGCGGCATGCGCTGCAGGGTGCCGACGTCGGCGGTCATGCCGATGTTGATCTCGGCGATCGAGAAGAACGCGGTGGCGTCGGCGTAGCGGAGGTCGGCGGCCGACACCATGTCGATCCCGCCGCCGACGCAGGCGCCCTGGATCGCGCACAGGATCGGCATGCGCGAGCGTTCGAGCGCGTTGAACGAGTCCTGCAACTTCAGCGCGGTCGAACGGAAGCGTTCGCCGCGGCGGCTCGGGTGCTTGCCGTCGCCACCCGATGGTGCGACGTCGGATCCCGACGCGGTGAACACCGACAGGTCCATGCCCGAGCAGAAGTGCTTGCCTTCGCTCGACAAGACCACGGCGCGTACCGAACCCGACGCCGACATCTCGTCGACGATCATCGGCAGTTCGTTCCAGAACTCGGCGATCATCGAATTGGCCTTCTCGGGCCGATTCATCTTGATGTGGCCGACCTTGTCGGTGATCTCGACGTCAAAACACTCGTACATGCCACGACGCTACGCCTCGAAGCGGGTTCGTCCCAATGAGTGAGCGAGCAGACGCACGCGACATCGGTCGCGCGATCACTCGCGGATCGCCACGAGCGTGATTGGTACGGTCGAGCGATGATCGACGCGTCCATCGGTGCTCGACGGTTTCCGAAGCCGATCCCGTTCGGCTGGTTCTCGATCGGCCGCGAGCGAGACCTCCCCGCCGGGGTTCGTGACGGCGACGACGTCCACGCGTTTCAGGCCGTCGGTCGTGAACTCGTCGCGTGGCACGACGGCGGGGCGTATCGAGTGGCCGACGCGTTCTGCCCGCACCTCGGCGCGCATCTCGGGGTGGGTGGCCGCGTCGACGACGGGTGCATCGTGTGCCCGTTCCACGAGTGGACGTTCGACGGTTCGGGCGCCAATGCGTCGATCCCGTACGCCGAGCGCACGAACGCCAAGGCCCAACTGCGGATGTATCCGACCGACGCACGCGATGGCCACGTCCGGTTCTGGTATCACCCCGACCCGGTGATGCCGCCGGCGTGGGAGATCCCGACCCTGATCGACGAAGCGATGGTGCACTGCGGATCGGCCGAGTGGACCGTGCGTTCGGCGTGGCAGGAGATGGCCGAGAACTCGATCGACATGGCCCACTTCGTCTCGATCCACGGCTCGGCCGAGATGGGCGAGGTCGGTTCGGTCGACGGCGACGGGCCGATCCGCAAGGTCGTCAACATCACGAAGTACACGACCGCGCAGGGCGTCATCGACGGACAGCTGAAGGTCGAGATGTACGGACCGGGAACGAGCGTCACGCGCTTCGAGTTGTTCGGCAAGATCAACCTGCTGTCGACCACGACGCCGATCGACGACCAGCACTGCATCATCCGGATGGACTTCTTCCACGGCGGTGACGACACGTCGGCGTCGATCTCCGAGCCGTTCGCCGCAGAGGTCGAGCGCCAGTTCGAGCAAGACGTCCCGATCTGGGAGAACAAGCGCTTCGTCGAGTCGCCGGCACTCGCTCCGAACGAGAAGCCGATCACCGACTTCCGCCGGTGGGCCTCACAGTTCTACGCCTGACGAACCAAGCCGCCCCGGCTTGACGAAACAAATAAGGGCGATGTCGGGAACCGGCTCGCTGGTCGGAGCGTCCTACTTCCAACACCGTTCGACTGGAATGCTGGAGATCAGCCATGAAACGCACCCTCGTCCCCACACTCGTCGCCGTCGGCCTCGTCGCCGCGGCATGCACCGCCGGTTCCGACGGGGCCGACGTGACCGACCCCGATCCTTCGGTTCCCGACACCGCGGAGCCGTCCCCGGACGACTCCGTGCCGGTCACCGATCCCGACGACCCCGATACTGATTCGGACGATCCCGAGGTGGATCCAGACGATCGAGGCGGCCCGATCGGGTTCGCCCAGGCGTCACTTCGCCAGTTCGACGAATGCCAGGCGTTCCTCGACTACGTCCACACCGAGGGCGCCGAGCGCGTCGGTCCGTACGGCTTCGGCGACAACGGCTGGTTCGGGCCCACGCCGTTCCTCGACGACGTGATGGTGATGGAGACCATGGAGGAAGAAGCCCCCGCCGAGGAGGCCGCCGCCGAGCCGGCATCAGAAGACGCCGGCGCCAGCGCCTCGACGACCAACGACGCCGCTGCATCGGGCGAAGTGTTCGTCGGTGACGACGGCGACGGCACGTACTCCACCACCAACGTGCAGGTCGACGGTGTCGACGAACCCGACATCATCAAGACCGACGGAACCCGAATCCTCGCTGTCGCCGGCGACGTGCTCCACTACGTCGACATCGCCGACGATGGCACCGCCGGCACGAAGCGCGGTTCGGTCACGCTGTCGAACAACGGCGACGGCTCCGACGGCAACTACTACTTCGCCTACGGCCACGAGATCTTCGTCAACGGCGACCGTGCGTTCGTCATCGCCCAGGGCGAAGGCCAGTACTACGGCGGACCCGTGCCGTTCGAGACCGTCGATGCCGAGCCGCTCGGCGTCATGACCCGGCAAGCCCCGGACGCGATCGAGCCGTCGCCCGACGAGGAACCGCCGCCTGTCACCACCGTGGTCACCGATGCCGAGATCGAGTTCGTCGAGCCCGACATCGAGCCGGTGCCGTTCCCCGAGCCGTTGCCCGGCCCGCAGTTCTTCGGGCCGACGACGATCGTCCTCGAGATCGACCTGAGCAACCCCGACGACCTCCGGATCGTCAACACGATGAACCTCGACGGTCGCTACATCAGTGCCCGCTCCATCGGCGAAACGGGCCGCATCGCCGTCACGTCGCCGCCGAAGGACCTCGGTTTCCTGTACCCGTCGAACCCCAACGCGACCGAGCAGGCCACCGACGCCAACCGCGAGCTCATCACCAACTCGACGCTCGAAGACTGGATGCCCACCTACACGCTGAACGCGGCCGACGGGACCAGCACGACGGGCAACCTCGTCTCGTGCGAGAACATCCACGCACCGTCGGAGTTCGCCGGCTTCGACATGCTGTCGATCGTCACGCTCGACCTCGGCGAATCGCTGACCGAGCCGACCGGCGGTGCCGCGATCATGGCCACCGGCGACACGGTGTACGCCTCGGCCGACCGGATGTACGTGACCTCCAACGTGTGGTTGCCGCCGACCATCGACGAACAGCAGCGTGGGCTCTGGGAAGAGGAATACGAGACCGCGATCCACCGCTTCTCGATCGCCGGTGACGGCCCGGCCCAATACGAAGCATCGGGCTCGGTCGAGGGCCATCTGCTCAACCAGTTCTCGATGAACGACCGTGACGGCACGTTCTACGCAGCGACCACGACCGGCACGCCGTGGTCGAGCGAAGGCAGCGTGAGCCAGATCGTGGCCATGCAGGT contains:
- a CDS encoding ABC transporter permease, yielding MNRADIGFVGLAASGILILVALAISMWRRLGLELSLLWASLRALVQLLIVGAALQLVVGDDDPLIYSAIWLVAMHLFAAYTTWRRARDIPSVFPLSLAAYSASALVTLGVLFGFQVYELEGRTIVPLAGIVVGNSLSATVLVSRRLFDAAVDRRDEIEGRLALGLGADDAFRPVLRESLRTALIPQIESTKAVGIIALPGAMVGLILAGTDPADAVRVQVSVMYLVLGSVATTTAVMSLGISRKLFTPAQQLIRRD
- a CDS encoding N-acyl-D-amino-acid deacylase family protein — translated: MHDLVIRNGRVVDGTGAPERTADIAIDGDRITIVGEVTESGTTEIDAAGQLVTPGWVDVHTHYDGQVSWDAELAPSSHHGVTTVIMGNCGVGFAPVKPGAEGFLIELMEGVEDIPGTALHEGIDWRWETYGEYLDALEEMPRTIDVGGQLPHAAVRAYVLGERAHEYDVTPDEIAQMAQITRDALEAGAFGFSTSRTFLHTSKHGLVPGTHSTPDEVIAIAEAVRDSGHGLFQYVSDDLGTGGDEDWLDSLKEMGCPTTYTLAQTPRHPEAFRIALGDAADVTAAKAPLIPQVAVRPTGMLFGLQSSFHPFIAHPSYRAHRDDSLEARVALLRDPEFVETLLAEEPLTRDSFVRHMATAWHQMYRLGDPVDYEPTAESSAAGIAEREGRRPEEVVIDWLLEDDGKSFMFSPLGNYHGHDHEAIREMLEHPNTIPGAGDGGAHCGLICDASFPTYMLTHWARDRRRGPKISVERAVQLQTSATADAYGMTDRGRLEAGKLADVNVIDIDNLHLHPPHMVHDLPAGGRRLLQNVDGYTHTIKSGQITFTDGVATGVRPGGVLRSGR
- a CDS encoding crotonase/enoyl-CoA hydratase family protein; this translates as MYECFDVEITDKVGHIKMNRPEKANSMIAEFWNELPMIVDEMSASGSVRAVVLSSEGKHFCSGMDLSVFTASGSDVAPSGGDGKHPSRRGERFRSTALKLQDSFNALERSRMPILCAIQGACVGGGIDMVSAADLRYADATAFFSIAEINIGMTADVGTLQRMPRLVPEGIVRELAYTGRKWSVDEALAAGFVNKVYDDHASMIEGVHEIAAEIASKSPMAIWGTKKSMQYSQEHTIADGLEYIANWNASMFDTDDMAEAFTAKLEQRAANFPDLYPQSRGL
- a CDS encoding aromatic ring-hydroxylating oxygenase subunit alpha; the protein is MIDASIGARRFPKPIPFGWFSIGRERDLPAGVRDGDDVHAFQAVGRELVAWHDGGAYRVADAFCPHLGAHLGVGGRVDDGCIVCPFHEWTFDGSGANASIPYAERTNAKAQLRMYPTDARDGHVRFWYHPDPVMPPAWEIPTLIDEAMVHCGSAEWTVRSAWQEMAENSIDMAHFVSIHGSAEMGEVGSVDGDGPIRKVVNITKYTTAQGVIDGQLKVEMYGPGTSVTRFELFGKINLLSTTTPIDDQHCIIRMDFFHGGDDTSASISEPFAAEVERQFEQDVPIWENKRFVESPALAPNEKPITDFRRWASQFYA
- a CDS encoding beta-propeller domain-containing protein; translated protein: MKRTLVPTLVAVGLVAAACTAGSDGADVTDPDPSVPDTAEPSPDDSVPVTDPDDPDTDSDDPEVDPDDRGGPIGFAQASLRQFDECQAFLDYVHTEGAERVGPYGFGDNGWFGPTPFLDDVMVMETMEEEAPAEEAAAEPASEDAGASASTTNDAAASGEVFVGDDGDGTYSTTNVQVDGVDEPDIIKTDGTRILAVAGDVLHYVDIADDGTAGTKRGSVTLSNNGDGSDGNYYFAYGHEIFVNGDRAFVIAQGEGQYYGGPVPFETVDAEPLGVMTRQAPDAIEPSPDEEPPPVTTVVTDAEIEFVEPDIEPVPFPEPLPGPQFFGPTTIVLEIDLSNPDDLRIVNTMNLDGRYISARSIGETGRIAVTSPPKDLGFLYPSNPNATEQATDANRELITNSTLEDWMPTYTLNAADGTSTTGNLVSCENIHAPSEFAGFDMLSIVTLDLGESLTEPTGGAAIMATGDTVYASADRMYVTSNVWLPPTIDEQQRGLWEEEYETAIHRFSIAGDGPAQYEASGSVEGHLLNQFSMNDRDGTFYAATTTGTPWSSEGSVSQIVAMQVNGDRLEQVGQVGGLGEGERIFSVRYVDDVAYVVTFRQTDPFYIVDLADPTAMSVLGELKIPGYSSYLHPITDTLVLGVGQDATDEGRTTGTKVSLFDVSDPGDPREVDVWTMDNAGSDAEFDHRAFLYWAPTGQAVLPLTNWADQYSGAVVLNVGEDGLTEQGRVSHVIESDDENGLTDCQVFTGEGITEADGDLFWITQELGAGGSQLQFCEPGDIGGATGFSYCETIPVNEIENWFYLGDSGRTFSEATGVDLAGIDRIEWCWSDGIDWQKQIQRTLVIDGQLWSFSNSQLQANDLATLGTTDIVTL